In Aspergillus chevalieri M1 DNA, chromosome 7, nearly complete sequence, the sequence ATGATGTAGGTTGGATTTCACAATTAATACATGCGGTGCTTCTAATAGCAATACAGATAACTACAAAACTAAATGACATTGCCATACAATTTATCTCCGAATACCCTAATATACGTCAACTCTCGCCCCGTGAGAAGGCCTTGGCCGTGGCGTCATACTTGAGGAGAAGCAATCTGACAGGCATTGAGCCAGAACGAGAGTACCACCTCTTGGAACACAATTTCCTGGGAGTTGCATTAGATGATCCTAATCATAATGCACTCCCGTTGATCTCAGCAGCTATATATTGCTATGTTGCGCAGAAGCTTGGCTTGAACGCCCGGCCTTGTGGTTTCCCCTTGCATGTCCACGTCATTGTCACGCCAGCACCGGGCTTTGATATTGATGGAAATGAACTCGATTTTGCGGAACAAGGTGAACCCATGTACTTGGATCCATTCAATTCACAACAAGAGACACATATCTCAAACTTACAAAATCAATTGCTTCTCTTGGGGGCTTCCAATATCGAACGATCAAATTTTCTGGGCGAATCTTCAACTCCGCAAATAGTCCTACGATGCGGAAGGAATATTTTGGCTTCGATCCAACGCATGCATCGGTTTCCTAATGTGCGCCAGGCAGAAATTGATTTGCCAAGCGCAAAATATGCGGCATTTTGGTCGTTTATGCTTTTCTCAGGGTCTAATCAGCCAGCGGAGCTTCGACATTATTTACCCTGGCTAATGGAGCTATTTACTACGGATTTCCCATCTGACGTCCACCTTGTCGAGCAGCATATTGTCCCTCTTCTTAGTGGCCTGCCGGAATATGAAGATATTTTGGAGAGTCTTCATGACATACGAACCGCTGATGAAATGCCAAGGCAAGTGCGGCGTCGAACCACCAGTAACAAGAGTGTAAGATATCGGATAGGTCAAGTCTTTCGACACCGTCGCTATAAATATAAGGCGATCATCACCGGTTGGGATATGGAATGTGAGGCTGCTGAAAACTGGATGAGAACAATGGGAATAGATCACTTGCAGGGAGGCAGGCACCAAAGTTTTTACCACGCCCTGTAAGTCCATAGAAACCTCCCCTTTGGTTCATGAAATCACTAATTAATATTAGGGTTGAGGACAGAACAGTCCGTTATGTAGCTGAGGAGAACATCGAGCCCATTGACCGTTCCC encodes:
- a CDS encoding uncharacterized protein (COG:S;~EggNog:ENOG410PHBI;~InterPro:IPR036623,IPR001810,IPR032698,IPR011722, IPR036047;~PFAM:PF08755,PF13369,PF12937;~go_function: GO:0003677 - DNA binding [Evidence IEA];~go_function: GO:0005515 - protein binding [Evidence IEA]), with amino-acid sequence MVLSLESLPEEVLYSILCYCHPTSSAALEQAARRFKNVTNEPLLWRSYCKTHFKHWDQKHRLPEKLAGPVSLLDKIIASQTGRINKFRTIVDFGYDIKDTLLRHLSVGPETEDYLARRYYAQALLTQLNRGLAIAEWEKIRTGGIVSLERALGAFDLFIPKDGDGGLDDITTKLNDIAIQFISEYPNIRQLSPREKALAVASYLRRSNLTGIEPEREYHLLEHNFLGVALDDPNHNALPLISAAIYCYVAQKLGLNARPCGFPLHVHVIVTPAPGFDIDGNELDFAEQGEPMYLDPFNSQQETHISNLQNQLLLLGASNIERSNFLGESSTPQIVLRCGRNILASIQRMHRFPNVRQAEIDLPSAKYAAFWSFMLFSGSNQPAELRHYLPWLMELFTTDFPSDVHLVEQHIVPLLSGLPEYEDILESLHDIRTADEMPRQVRRRTTSNKSVRYRIGQVFRHRRYKYKAIITGWDMECEAAENWMRTMGIDHLQGGRHQSFYHALVEDRTVRYVAEENIEPIDRSLDELPLNLAAVAGRHFKRWDAHTRSFVSNVRDEYPDD